Proteins encoded by one window of Thermobaculum terrenum ATCC BAA-798:
- a CDS encoding PA14 domain-containing protein: MLFRTKLIHVILATLFAFMLLPKQNNVVRANAAEHGLNAQYFADKDLTDLKVTRIDPNIDFDWSSGPPDPSIPPYDFSARWYGKIEPKYSEMYTFYTTTDDGVRLWVNGQLLIDKWVDQAPTEWSASIQLQAGQKYDLIMEYYQAGGGAMAKLEWSSPSQPREVIPSDSLYPEEVTFPPIINRLGYDDPTGLYIVRPGNPAKPKIALGVINKSSNPITLTLNWKLLARGTDLVSQGSYEIDLKGNEQKLVKVPLGKIKQPNYYRVQVEVLNEEGTLLAQKDMGLGIIWPPHDGLRYYSHFGLGFRSEGDMNIQMQIGEKIGVKWTRGINSVDPPILNPEPGVYWGDREISRAREEVLSWMSHGIYPLGYINYNMPWNVRPGPNGEPLPRHANCPKDMEAHANMVYHAIAPLHDLVKDWELWNEPWVHGWTWTTCDAQDYRIMTKLIWDKVKKDFPDVNLIGGGSTTYNKDVVYCKGCLNNRYYGGYIDGSVNHAYGIPDAAQLAAIKTQAAMDKLWSRTHGRAGLWQTELGTSESYFPDLPEQERPYEVARTIAPTYLLHILGAGNMPIRIFWFALSYGSGYSGGEYNIYDTETNTPQACSSSLLSHDSLPGG, from the coding sequence ATGCTATTCAGAACCAAACTCATCCATGTCATCTTAGCAACCCTATTCGCATTTATGCTATTACCCAAACAAAACAATGTAGTCAGAGCTAATGCAGCAGAACACGGCCTAAATGCACAATACTTTGCAGACAAAGACCTCACAGACCTGAAAGTTACTAGGATAGATCCCAATATAGATTTCGACTGGAGCTCTGGACCACCCGACCCCTCCATACCACCATACGACTTCTCAGCACGCTGGTACGGAAAGATAGAGCCAAAGTACTCGGAAATGTATACCTTTTACACAACTACCGATGACGGTGTAAGGCTGTGGGTTAACGGGCAACTCCTGATCGATAAGTGGGTTGACCAAGCGCCTACAGAGTGGTCAGCATCAATTCAACTGCAAGCTGGGCAAAAGTACGATCTGATAATGGAATATTACCAAGCAGGTGGAGGAGCTATGGCAAAGTTAGAATGGTCCAGCCCCTCCCAGCCAAGAGAGGTAATACCTAGCGATAGCTTGTATCCTGAAGAGGTAACTTTCCCACCTATCATAAATAGGCTTGGCTATGATGATCCAACAGGGCTGTACATAGTAAGACCTGGCAACCCAGCAAAGCCTAAGATAGCCTTAGGTGTTATCAATAAGTCTTCCAACCCCATAACTCTCACACTGAACTGGAAGCTACTGGCAAGAGGTACCGACTTAGTATCTCAGGGCTCTTACGAAATAGATCTAAAAGGTAATGAACAGAAGTTGGTCAAGGTACCATTGGGCAAAATAAAACAACCTAATTACTATCGAGTACAAGTAGAGGTCCTAAACGAAGAAGGTACATTATTGGCCCAGAAGGATATGGGGCTCGGCATCATTTGGCCCCCACACGATGGCTTGAGATACTACTCCCACTTCGGTCTGGGATTTAGATCCGAAGGTGATATGAATATCCAGATGCAGATAGGAGAGAAAATCGGGGTCAAGTGGACAAGAGGCATAAACTCAGTGGATCCACCTATCCTCAACCCGGAACCCGGCGTCTATTGGGGTGACAGGGAAATAAGCCGAGCTCGGGAAGAAGTCTTGAGCTGGATGAGTCATGGCATCTACCCTCTGGGCTATATAAATTACAATATGCCTTGGAACGTTAGACCAGGACCAAATGGTGAACCCCTACCTAGACATGCTAATTGTCCCAAGGATATGGAAGCACATGCCAATATGGTGTACCACGCAATAGCTCCTTTGCACGACCTTGTTAAGGATTGGGAGCTATGGAATGAACCATGGGTACATGGGTGGACTTGGACTACATGTGATGCACAAGATTATAGAATAATGACTAAGCTGATATGGGACAAAGTCAAGAAAGATTTTCCTGATGTAAATCTTATAGGTGGAGGGTCAACAACCTACAACAAAGACGTAGTCTATTGTAAGGGGTGTCTCAACAATAGATACTACGGTGGATACATTGATGGCTCCGTGAACCATGCATACGGAATACCAGACGCAGCCCAACTAGCAGCAATCAAAACCCAAGCAGCTATGGATAAACTCTGGTCCAGGACACACGGCCGAGCTGGATTATGGCAAACAGAGCTAGGAACATCTGAGTCTTATTTCCCTGACTTGCCAGAGCAAGAGCGGCCTTACGAAGTAGCTAGAACTATTGCTCCTACATACCTCCTTCACATTCTGGGTGCAGGTAATATGCCAATACGCATCTTCTGGTTTGCACTATCATACGGTTCAGGCTACTCAGGAGGAGAGTACAACATATACGATACAGAAACTAATACCCCCCAAGCCTGCAGTAGTAGCTTACTCAGCCATGACTCACTTCCTGGAGGATAG
- a CDS encoding ArsB/NhaD family transporter: MQQVLALAILLVTVGLVFTRPKGISEGLSALIGAVLAIILGLISPAKALNSVVESWNVFLFFLGMMAIAALADQSGAIDFLAQLASSISKGSTLRLFILICITGAAISTLLANDTTAVVLTPIVYTLVLRLSLDPLPFMFATTFIADTASIGLPVSNPINLIISEQTGIDLPHYVSAMWLPSLLVIVVNIILFTVLFRRELKTRYSVPPKTRASSSAYITITILMLIAITYICASYIGWPLGIVSVIGAAILAVNLAKHHKLSIKRLREDISWSIFPFITGLVIVVEMLRGIGITDYIGRFIIRAAGTSLIRQITVTTLSSMIGTNLFNNLPMALIMTRAINDQPLSVATKQILSLATILGCDLGPNLTHFGSLANFLWLFFLRKEGVEISAVEYAKLGVVTIPFLLAAAILGLWITIRFHLWTGI, from the coding sequence ATGCAACAGGTACTTGCGCTAGCAATTTTATTAGTAACTGTAGGGCTGGTATTTACAAGGCCCAAAGGTATAAGTGAAGGATTGTCGGCACTTATTGGAGCTGTACTGGCGATAATTCTAGGATTAATCTCTCCTGCAAAGGCGCTAAACTCTGTTGTTGAATCTTGGAACGTATTCCTTTTCTTTCTGGGTATGATGGCTATTGCTGCCCTGGCAGACCAGTCTGGAGCTATCGATTTTTTGGCTCAATTAGCATCTAGTATTAGCAAGGGTAGTACTCTAAGGCTATTCATACTGATCTGCATTACAGGAGCAGCTATCTCAACATTGCTTGCCAATGATACTACTGCTGTAGTGTTGACCCCAATAGTATATACACTAGTTCTCAGATTGTCCTTAGATCCCCTACCGTTTATGTTCGCAACAACTTTTATAGCGGACACCGCTTCTATCGGACTCCCAGTAAGCAATCCAATCAACCTGATAATATCGGAGCAAACAGGGATAGATTTACCCCACTACGTTAGCGCCATGTGGCTACCTTCTTTACTTGTTATAGTGGTAAACATAATTTTATTTACCGTCCTCTTTAGAAGAGAGCTAAAGACTAGATACTCAGTACCTCCTAAAACTAGAGCCTCATCCTCGGCATACATTACTATCACTATTCTTATGCTTATAGCAATTACTTATATATGTGCATCATACATAGGATGGCCCCTAGGAATAGTTTCAGTCATAGGAGCAGCGATACTAGCAGTCAATCTTGCCAAACATCACAAGTTATCAATAAAGAGGCTCAGAGAAGATATAAGCTGGTCCATATTCCCTTTTATAACTGGTCTGGTCATAGTAGTAGAAATGCTCAGAGGCATAGGTATAACAGACTATATAGGTAGGTTTATTATAAGAGCTGCGGGTACAAGTCTGATTAGACAGATCACAGTTACCACATTGAGCTCCATGATAGGCACAAATCTGTTCAACAACCTTCCCATGGCGTTGATTATGACTAGAGCTATTAACGATCAGCCACTATCGGTAGCAACCAAGCAGATACTCTCTCTAGCAACGATTTTGGGCTGCGATCTAGGCCCCAACCTTACCCATTTTGGATCGTTAGCAAATTTCCTATGGCTATTCTTCCTGAGGAAAGAGGGAGTTGAGATCTCGGCAGTAGAGTATGCAAAACTAGGAGTAGTCACAATTCCCTTCTTGCTGGCCGCAGCCATTCTTGGTTTGTGGATAACTATTAGATTTCATCTCTGGACGGGAATATGA
- a CDS encoding phage holin family protein, giving the protein MNFILRWLITSVALLVAVYVVPGIRVAENAFVSIVVMALVLGLINAFVKPVLEFLSCGLIILTLGLFLLVLNALMFWLASFVTTNILDVGFYVDGFWPALLGSIVVSLVSFVLSIVVGD; this is encoded by the coding sequence ATGAACTTTATCTTGCGGTGGCTAATTACATCTGTTGCCCTACTTGTGGCGGTGTATGTGGTACCTGGTATAAGGGTTGCTGAGAATGCTTTTGTATCCATAGTGGTCATGGCTTTGGTTTTAGGTCTGATAAATGCATTTGTAAAACCCGTTCTTGAGTTCCTATCGTGTGGGTTGATTATTTTGACTCTAGGCCTATTTCTGTTGGTCCTCAATGCATTGATGTTTTGGCTGGCTTCCTTTGTGACTACAAACATATTAGATGTTGGCTTCTACGTAGATGGATTTTGGCCCGCCCTTTTAGGTTCAATAGTTGTTAGTCTGGTCAGCTTTGTATTGTCGATTGTTGTAGGGGATTAA
- a CDS encoding carbohydrate ABC transporter permease, whose amino-acid sequence MKVATRQGLQSSFMIRVLSYRVRRNVVAYLYIVPALVLFAVFLWWPILQAFIVSFQHVDLSFQPRCVGLQNFRDVITDPLFFTAWRNTLYYTILAALFAYIIPVIFAIAVNEMPMKSYLRTAFYLPAVLPPIVTALLWGWIYQPEGGLANTILHMVGLNPINWLESEKTVIPSILIMTTWGGMGGTMLYYLAALNAVPSDLYEAAELDGANILQRAIYITIPQIRPIMWLFLVGQIIGTMQIFTEVFALTDGGPNNASVTLMLLLYRYAFQYNEFGKASALGVILFIFLSAFSIMYMRMTFFKKQES is encoded by the coding sequence ATGAAAGTAGCTACCAGGCAGGGCTTACAAAGCTCATTTATGATCAGAGTATTGTCCTACAGGGTGAGGCGCAATGTAGTTGCATACCTTTACATAGTGCCTGCGCTAGTACTCTTTGCAGTGTTCTTATGGTGGCCAATACTACAAGCCTTTATTGTTAGCTTCCAGCATGTTGATCTTAGCTTTCAGCCCAGATGTGTAGGGCTACAAAACTTCAGGGATGTTATCACTGATCCTTTGTTCTTCACTGCTTGGCGGAATACCCTCTACTACACGATACTGGCAGCTCTATTTGCATACATAATACCCGTTATATTCGCAATAGCTGTGAATGAGATGCCTATGAAGTCCTACCTGCGAACTGCGTTTTATCTGCCAGCTGTCCTTCCACCAATAGTTACCGCTCTCCTATGGGGATGGATATACCAGCCGGAAGGAGGCTTAGCTAATACCATCTTACATATGGTAGGACTTAACCCTATTAATTGGCTCGAATCTGAAAAAACTGTCATCCCATCAATACTTATCATGACCACATGGGGTGGTATGGGCGGCACAATGCTTTACTATCTCGCAGCGTTGAATGCCGTACCATCTGATCTGTACGAAGCTGCTGAGTTAGACGGAGCCAACATACTGCAGAGAGCGATATATATAACAATTCCTCAAATTCGTCCCATTATGTGGTTGTTCCTGGTAGGACAGATCATAGGCACCATGCAAATCTTTACAGAGGTTTTTGCTTTGACAGACGGAGGGCCAAATAACGCCAGTGTGACCCTGATGCTCTTACTCTATAGATATGCTTTCCAATACAACGAATTCGGTAAAGCAAGCGCTCTGGGTGTCATCCTATTTATATTCTTATCAGCCTTCTCGATCATGTACATGCGGATGACCTTCTTCAAGAAGCAGGAATCTTAA
- a CDS encoding glycoside hydrolase family 3 N-terminal domain-containing protein — MSSETFKYKDGSLPIDQRIDDLLSRMSIDEKIAQLGCIWSTDLIREGRFDPDYAISQIPNGIGQITRIGAATGLRPNESANLMNSIQKVVIERTRLGIPVFIHEESVGGFCHRDATVFPQALGLACSWNPELIEKVAQVIREQMLAVGARLALAPVLDVARDPRWGRVEETYGEDPVLVGTLGTAYIKGLQGDDLAQGVAATGKHFLAYSFSLGGRNWGPVHVGPRELREVYAEPFAAAIRDAGLSVIMNSYASVDGLPCAGSKSILTDLLRKELGFRGSVVADYFSVEMLRSFHKVAADKSEAACIALNAGLDMELPALDCFGEPLKKAIEDGSIKIELIDAAVRRVLELKFRLGLFENPYVDAGVASSKFQTPEQRQLAYQAAAESVVLLKNDGVLPISKDDVKSIAVIGPAADDKRLLQGDYHYPAHLESLFESQSDTESLGLLSEEPAPTPAGQLNLGNFAPGPYYTPHVTPLQAIRDKHPDIDVIYEKGCDILGDDRSGFAAAVNAASNADVSIVFVGGKSGLKRPATSGEANDATSLSLTGVQADLVRAIAEAARKLVVVVISGRVHTLEDLVDSTNALIFCVPPGEEGGNAIVDVLFGSVCPSGKLPVSFPRRVGQVPDYFGQRNGGDKAMFFGDYIDSTVDPLFPFGYGLSYTRFEYSQPNIEVGDTTKPTAISFEIRNVGEYTGSEVVQLYCQDVVASVSRPTNMLLGFTKVRLDPGQSKKLTFIVHPSRLAFYNEAMQFVTEPGQYIFRVGSSSVDIRHELDVTLPGETTYYNQRDVVATTVVVE, encoded by the coding sequence GTGAGCTCTGAGACCTTCAAATATAAAGACGGTTCACTCCCAATCGATCAGAGAATAGATGATCTTTTATCCAGGATGAGCATCGATGAAAAGATTGCTCAGCTAGGCTGCATCTGGAGTACTGACTTAATACGAGAAGGGCGATTTGATCCTGATTATGCGATTAGTCAAATTCCAAATGGTATTGGACAAATTACACGCATCGGCGCAGCTACCGGTCTTCGTCCTAATGAAAGTGCAAATCTTATGAATTCTATTCAGAAGGTTGTGATTGAGAGGACGAGATTAGGCATACCAGTCTTTATTCATGAGGAGTCCGTCGGAGGCTTTTGTCATAGAGATGCCACTGTCTTTCCCCAGGCTTTAGGGCTGGCTTGTTCTTGGAACCCCGAGCTAATAGAAAAAGTTGCTCAGGTGATTAGAGAGCAAATGTTGGCTGTGGGAGCCAGGCTAGCACTAGCTCCGGTGCTTGATGTGGCTAGAGATCCTCGTTGGGGAAGGGTCGAGGAAACTTATGGTGAAGATCCTGTTCTGGTGGGGACACTGGGCACAGCCTATATAAAGGGTCTGCAAGGGGATGATCTTGCTCAAGGGGTTGCAGCCACAGGTAAGCACTTCCTGGCTTATTCTTTCTCGCTAGGAGGAAGAAATTGGGGACCTGTTCATGTAGGTCCACGCGAACTTAGAGAGGTTTATGCCGAACCATTCGCAGCAGCGATAAGGGATGCTGGTTTATCAGTAATTATGAATTCGTACGCTTCTGTTGATGGTTTACCCTGTGCCGGAAGTAAGTCTATCCTTACCGACCTTTTGCGCAAGGAGTTAGGGTTTAGAGGGTCCGTAGTCGCTGACTACTTCTCCGTTGAGATGTTGCGATCTTTTCACAAGGTTGCTGCTGATAAGTCAGAAGCCGCCTGCATAGCTCTAAATGCCGGATTGGACATGGAGCTGCCTGCTTTGGATTGCTTCGGCGAACCCCTAAAGAAGGCTATCGAAGATGGAAGCATCAAAATTGAGTTGATAGATGCTGCAGTTAGAAGAGTGCTTGAGCTTAAGTTCCGATTAGGCTTGTTCGAGAATCCATATGTTGATGCAGGGGTTGCTAGCTCGAAGTTCCAGACACCAGAGCAGAGACAACTGGCTTATCAGGCTGCAGCAGAGTCGGTAGTGTTACTAAAGAACGATGGTGTGTTGCCGATATCGAAGGATGATGTGAAGTCAATAGCAGTCATAGGTCCCGCAGCAGACGATAAGAGGCTCCTACAAGGGGATTACCACTATCCAGCACACCTTGAGTCTTTGTTCGAGTCTCAATCAGATACGGAGTCCTTAGGGTTGCTATCAGAAGAGCCAGCACCCACTCCTGCTGGTCAACTTAATCTAGGAAACTTTGCTCCTGGTCCTTACTACACTCCGCACGTTACTCCACTACAGGCAATAAGAGATAAGCACCCCGATATCGACGTAATTTATGAAAAGGGTTGCGATATTTTGGGAGATGACAGATCTGGGTTTGCTGCTGCAGTTAATGCTGCCAGTAACGCTGATGTTTCTATAGTTTTTGTGGGTGGCAAGAGTGGATTGAAGAGACCAGCTACTTCCGGAGAGGCAAATGACGCAACATCCTTATCTTTGACAGGCGTGCAAGCCGATTTGGTCAGAGCTATAGCTGAAGCTGCTAGGAAGCTGGTCGTAGTCGTAATAAGTGGTAGAGTTCATACGCTGGAAGACCTGGTTGATTCAACTAATGCCTTAATCTTCTGCGTGCCTCCTGGGGAGGAGGGGGGCAATGCTATAGTTGATGTGCTGTTTGGGAGTGTTTGCCCGAGCGGGAAACTTCCTGTTAGCTTCCCTCGTAGGGTGGGCCAAGTACCTGATTACTTTGGTCAAAGGAATGGTGGGGACAAGGCGATGTTCTTTGGAGATTACATAGACTCCACTGTAGATCCTCTGTTCCCATTTGGCTATGGCTTGTCCTATACACGCTTTGAGTACAGCCAGCCAAATATCGAAGTTGGTGACACCACCAAGCCCACAGCCATCTCCTTTGAAATTAGGAATGTAGGGGAATATACGGGGAGTGAGGTTGTTCAGCTTTACTGTCAAGATGTTGTAGCTTCTGTTTCCCGTCCGACAAACATGTTACTAGGATTCACAAAAGTGAGATTGGATCCCGGTCAATCCAAGAAGTTAACCTTTATAGTCCATCCCTCTAGATTAGCTTTTTATAACGAGGCTATGCAATTTGTTACTGAGCCTGGACAATATATCTTTCGTGTTGGATCCTCCTCGGTAGATATTAGACATGAACTTGATGTAACACTACCAGGAGAGACTACTTACTATAACCAGAGGGATGTAGTCGCCACTACTGTTGTCGTTGAATAG
- a CDS encoding extracellular solute-binding protein — protein MSDEPWNHNISRRRILKLGGTLLAAAVSGAWLEACGSSSQNTPTSNVGGQSPAPSPTPTAASTSMSSPTPIASPVATATTGNTSSLPFGLIPVQGNVSITVTDGPGPGWLKQDRDFYMDLIKKYNAIFPNVKITPHAGGYDPQAFAAKIAGNKVEDGFAVWFTEPQKFIEQGVAADITDYIKQWKYFNEFRPEALTVLKDKQGHIYGVPVSMYALSLAYNRKIFEKAGLDPDKPPTTWDELRQYAKQIVEKTGIPGFCFLSTNNQGGWYFTTLMYTMGATPEQQINGKWTATFNDKGKGLEILKLLHDMKWVDKSMTPQALLDQGKQSQLLATGRVAMAISGIPGADELAKYKADIKDFGLGIVPQGGGNAVLGGGYAWMFNKKSSPEQIKAAIDWVLFTNFYPENVEAGYKKDRALNRSIGFPSPPIFEGELQKQLEALIEKYATVPNENYTPYTEGMKRIAVKSEPPIETQKMYATLDPVVQAVLTKENVDMEALLMKAQKDFQTSVLDKLSMRACPAYIPHTCRSRE, from the coding sequence ATGTCAGACGAGCCTTGGAATCACAATATTAGTAGAAGACGGATCCTTAAGCTAGGTGGGACGCTCCTAGCGGCGGCTGTTAGTGGAGCGTGGCTTGAAGCTTGTGGGAGTTCATCCCAGAATACCCCTACCAGTAATGTAGGGGGGCAATCTCCTGCTCCAAGTCCTACTCCCACCGCAGCATCGACCTCGATGTCAAGTCCTACACCAATAGCTTCGCCGGTAGCCACCGCTACAACAGGAAACACTAGCTCGTTGCCCTTTGGACTCATACCTGTGCAGGGTAATGTCAGCATAACCGTCACAGATGGTCCAGGCCCTGGCTGGCTCAAGCAAGATAGAGATTTTTACATGGACTTGATCAAGAAATACAATGCAATCTTTCCTAATGTGAAGATTACTCCACATGCCGGCGGTTATGATCCTCAAGCTTTCGCAGCTAAGATAGCTGGAAACAAAGTTGAGGATGGGTTCGCTGTTTGGTTTACAGAGCCTCAGAAATTCATAGAGCAAGGTGTGGCAGCAGATATAACTGATTACATCAAACAATGGAAATATTTCAACGAGTTTCGTCCAGAAGCACTTACTGTCCTTAAGGACAAACAGGGGCATATTTACGGGGTACCAGTCAGCATGTATGCCCTAAGCTTAGCGTATAATCGCAAGATTTTTGAGAAGGCGGGTTTGGATCCTGATAAACCACCTACCACCTGGGATGAGCTCAGGCAGTATGCAAAGCAGATTGTGGAGAAAACTGGCATCCCAGGATTCTGCTTCCTAAGCACGAACAATCAAGGTGGATGGTATTTCACGACCCTTATGTACACTATGGGGGCTACCCCCGAGCAGCAGATAAATGGTAAATGGACTGCAACCTTCAATGATAAGGGGAAAGGACTAGAAATACTAAAGCTACTACATGACATGAAATGGGTTGACAAATCAATGACTCCACAAGCTCTACTAGATCAGGGCAAGCAGTCTCAACTACTAGCTACTGGCAGGGTTGCCATGGCGATAAGTGGTATACCCGGGGCTGACGAGCTAGCCAAGTACAAGGCAGATATAAAGGATTTTGGGCTAGGTATAGTTCCTCAAGGTGGCGGTAATGCCGTGCTAGGGGGAGGATATGCCTGGATGTTTAATAAGAAGTCTTCCCCCGAGCAGATAAAGGCAGCTATAGACTGGGTTCTGTTTACCAACTTCTATCCAGAAAATGTAGAGGCGGGCTATAAGAAGGATAGGGCTCTGAATAGATCAATAGGTTTCCCTTCACCACCAATATTTGAAGGAGAACTACAAAAACAGCTGGAAGCTCTTATTGAGAAGTACGCTACAGTGCCAAATGAGAACTATACACCCTATACAGAGGGAATGAAGCGTATTGCAGTGAAATCCGAACCTCCAATTGAAACTCAGAAGATGTATGCAACTCTAGACCCAGTAGTGCAGGCTGTTCTAACTAAAGAGAATGTCGATATGGAAGCCTTGCTGATGAAAGCCCAAAAGGATTTCCAGACTAGTGTGCTGGACAAGCTCTCTATGAGAGCTTGTCCAGCTTATATACCACACACGTGCAGGAGTCGAGAATGA
- a CDS encoding universal stress protein, translating into MKALVPITGQEEEEQIIEMLRSLPKSIEELIVLHVQDPSPEKTFEMLELGHHHISKYRLEEVQKTQEAYAQQAVNRAIDTIRRYVNILATGIILKGRANEEIMRAIQKEGAELVILFAKKNASGPKSIGKTARFVLDHAPCSVLLIRK; encoded by the coding sequence ATGAAAGCTCTAGTTCCTATAACAGGACAAGAAGAGGAAGAACAAATTATTGAAATGCTAAGAAGCCTACCGAAGTCCATAGAAGAGCTCATAGTACTGCATGTGCAGGATCCATCTCCGGAGAAAACATTCGAAATGCTAGAATTAGGGCATCATCACATCTCAAAATACAGGCTGGAAGAAGTCCAGAAAACCCAAGAGGCATATGCACAACAAGCCGTGAACCGAGCTATAGATACCATACGCAGGTACGTTAACATATTGGCTACTGGAATTATCCTAAAGGGAAGAGCCAATGAGGAGATCATGCGAGCTATCCAAAAAGAAGGAGCAGAGTTAGTGATCCTTTTCGCCAAGAAGAATGCCTCAGGTCCGAAATCCATTGGTAAAACCGCAAGGTTTGTTCTAGATCA
- a CDS encoding carbohydrate ABC transporter permease, producing MAVISQTRIWRRISSSEGKNRTLISPVELRNPKIKAIYYLIFLFLVAFSLTIVFPLYWLFTGPMKSPVEFLQIPPTWFPRHFSLDNYIAAWQQFNFIKYFSNTLIIAAGSWVTGMLVTVTAAYSLSKLRPVFGNVILFLFFSTIMVPGAMLLVPLYLTVAKVPIIHVSLLQTYWAIWLPGATNGFGIFMMKLFFDAIPKDLTDAANLDGANSIQSLIWIVLPMAKAAIIVMTIGAIMGSWNDFFWPFLVLTGAEDKWPIMVALFTFSGGPGGGGALDMTIAADAIAAIPPLVLFFFLQRHILQSINLTGLMQS from the coding sequence ATGGCAGTTATTTCGCAAACCCGAATATGGAGAAGGATCAGCTCCAGCGAGGGTAAGAATAGAACACTAATATCGCCTGTAGAACTTAGAAATCCCAAAATCAAAGCTATATACTACCTCATTTTCTTATTCCTGGTAGCATTCTCTCTCACTATAGTTTTCCCCTTGTACTGGCTATTTACAGGCCCGATGAAAAGCCCTGTAGAGTTCTTGCAAATACCTCCAACATGGTTTCCTAGGCACTTCAGTTTGGACAACTACATAGCTGCCTGGCAACAGTTCAATTTCATCAAATACTTCTCTAATACACTAATAATAGCTGCAGGCAGCTGGGTAACCGGCATGCTTGTTACAGTAACAGCGGCCTACTCTCTCTCCAAGCTTAGACCTGTTTTTGGTAACGTGATTCTATTCTTGTTCTTTAGCACCATCATGGTGCCAGGAGCAATGTTGTTAGTACCACTGTATCTAACTGTTGCTAAGGTTCCGATTATTCATGTATCACTTCTTCAAACCTACTGGGCAATATGGCTTCCGGGAGCAACCAACGGATTCGGAATATTTATGATGAAACTTTTCTTCGATGCCATACCCAAGGATCTGACAGATGCCGCAAACCTAGATGGAGCCAATTCCATTCAATCACTTATATGGATAGTACTGCCTATGGCTAAGGCTGCGATAATCGTGATGACTATCGGAGCCATAATGGGGTCATGGAATGACTTCTTCTGGCCATTTCTTGTACTTACGGGTGCTGAAGATAAATGGCCGATAATGGTAGCACTGTTTACCTTCTCAGGTGGCCCTGGTGGAGGGGGAGCACTTGATATGACCATTGCAGCGGATGCCATAGCCGCGATACCACCTCTAGTACTTTTCTTCTTCCTTCAGAGGCACATACTCCAATCCATAAACCTCACTGGACTAATGCAGTCATAG